The following are encoded together in the Culex pipiens pallens isolate TS chromosome 1, TS_CPP_V2, whole genome shotgun sequence genome:
- the LOC120425027 gene encoding homeobox protein slou: MVMMQSPRSDSGQPESPSLSQPNSPPLPNETGLSNSTLKDTQISGPVTPSEQPEIRSQPSPKSDGLLIRFQEFQPPDRKNHLELKAKFPLLSKENTTLLPVNSDHFIYAKSDRELLEPSAKFSIERLKQLADHNINTRLSPSELDKPPSGKYSIDHSVKYVITSDSNLQPQPHFPTTQPVPLGPAPSVLSLGQHPTLIPNGHQLQLSPHHHPPHMPPHPNQQHSFAVATMKFQPAPGSVSPSDLDIERFKIARSMSGNGINGVSAAKELSDFGFRIQLGGLSANYARSDTSEELIVDGNEDSSQDATSGCPVDLTRSMDSSSAKSLTGSEKETAPRRLAFSVENILDPTKFNGKHNPHHHHNNNNSISVNNNNSSNQNNNSNNLHSASSNNKFWSGFDRDDKLEDDQSDSRSVKDMNDIDQDDMGDDTMGSDIDDHDETDSKKDGASSRSGDGKSGGSSSKPRRARTAFTYEQLVSLENKFKTTRYLSVCERLNLALSLSLTETQVKIWFQNRRTKWKKQNPGMDVNSPTVPPPNGGGAFGPGSYASSLLYPHAVPYPPYGPYFHPLGGHHLGHSHS, translated from the exons ATGGTTATGATGCAATCGCCGAGATCTGATTCCGGACAACCGGAAAGCCCGTCGCTTTCCCAGCCAAATTCACCCCCACTTCCCAACGAGACGGGTCTCTCGAACTCAACTTTGAAAGATACGCAAATTTCCGGCCCGGTAACTCCGTCGGAACAACCGGAAATACGTTCGCAGCCGTCTCCAAAATCCGACGGACTGCTGATTCGCTTCCAAGAGTTTCAACCGCCGGACCGTAAAAACCATCTCGAACTTAAGGCCAAGTTTCCTCTACTTTCCAAAGAAAACACAACACTTCTCCCAGTGAACAGTGATCATTTCATCTACGCCAAAAGTGACCGTGAACTGTTAGAACCGAGTGCCAAATTCTCCATAGAAAGACTGAAACAGTTAGCAGACCACAACATAAACACCCGTCTCAGTCCATCCGAACTAGATAAGCCACCCTCGGGGAAATACTCCATCGATCATAGtgtaaaatatgtaataacTAGTGATTCCAACCTGCAACCGCAACCACATTTCCCCACGACCCAACCGGTTCCACTTGGTCCAGCACCGTCGGTCCTATCCTTAGGGCAACATCCGACGCTGATCCCCAACGGACACCAGCTCCAGCTATCGCCACATCACCACCCTCCGCACATGCCACCTCATCCAAATCAGCAACATTCCTTCGCCGTCGCAACCATGAAGTTTCAGCCAGCGCCGGGAAGTGTTTCCCCGTCGGATTTGGACATTGAGCGATTCAAAATCGCTCGATCGATGAGCGGGAACGGCATCAACGGTGTATCAGCGGCAAAGGAACTGTCGGATTTTGGCTTCAGGATACAACTGGGTGGATTGTCTGCCAATTATGCTCGCAGTGATACCAGTGAAGAACTTATCGTGGACGGTAACGAGGACAGTTCACAAGATGCTACCTCG GGATGCCCAGTTGACCTCACGCGGTCAATGGACAGCAGTAGTGCGAAATCACTCACCGGAAGTGAAAAAGAAACGGCCCCCAGGCGGTTAGCCTTTTCCGTTGAGAACATCCTGGACCCAACAAAGTTCAATGGAAAGCACAATCCCCATCAtcaccacaacaacaacaacagcataaGCGTGAACAACAACAATAGCAGTAATCAGAACAATAATTCCAACAACCTGCACAGTGCAAGTAGTAATAACAAATTCTGGAGTGGATTCGACCGGGACGATAAGCTGGAGGATGACCAGAGTGACTCACGATCAG TGAAGGATATGAACGACATCGACCAGGACGACATGGGTGACGACACGATGGGCAGCGACATCGATGACCACGATGAAACCGACTCCAAGAAGGACGGCGCCAGCAGCCGGTCCGGCGACGGCAAGTCCGGGGGGAGCAGCTCCAAGCCGAGACG AGCTCGAACTGCATTCACTTATGAACAGCTGGTTTCCCTCGAGAACAAATTTAAAACCACCCGATACCTATCGGTTTGCGAGAGACTGAATTTAGCATTAAGCTTAAGCCTTACAGAGACACAG GTAAAAATCTGGTTTCAAAACCGCCGAACCAAGTGGAAAAAGCAAAACCCCGGCATGGACGTCAACAGTCCGACGGTGCCACCGCCGAACGGTGGCGGAGCCTTCGGGCCCGGTTCCTACGCCAGCAGCCTTCTGTATCCGCACGCGGTGCCCTACCCGCCGTACGGACCTTACTTCCACCCGCTCGGCGGTCATCATCTTGGCCACTCGCATTCGTAA